A stretch of DNA from Streptomyces xanthii:
GGTGACCGTGGAGACGACGGGCCGGGCCCGGTACTACCCCGGGGCGGCGCCGATGACGGTGAAGATGCTGGCCGAACGGGACAGCGGGCGCCTGCTGGGGGTACAGATCGTCGGCCGCGAGGGAGCGGCGAAGCGGGTCGACATCGCGGCGGTGGCCCTGACCGCCGGCCTGACGGTGGAACAGGTGACGTCCCTCGACCTCGGCTACGCCCCACCCTTCTCCCCGGTCTGGGACCCCATCCAGGTCGCCTCCCGCAAGGCGGCGGGCGCGGTACGCAACGCCTGACGGACACCTTTGCCCTGTCGCATCCGCCCCAGCGCCTCCGTCGGGGGGGCACGAGCACCACGCCCCGGGAGCACGCGAAGCGTGCCTCCCAGGGGCGCGGGGAACTGCGCGAGAAGCCCCACCGTGCGGCACCCGGCGACGATCGTCAGCCCCTACGGCGGGGCGGGCCGGGGCCGACGCCGGCCCGAACGCGCGCCCGGCACCGCCACCCGTACCGCGCCGGGCCGAACGCCCCCGGAGGGGGCGGGTGGGTGGGAGCGGGGCCGGGGCAGACGTCCCCCGTCAGTGGCGCGCGACCGTGTCCGACCAGCAACCCCACCGCGGGGTACGAGCAGCACGCCCCCGGAGCACGCGAAGCGTGCCTACCAGGGGCGCGGGGAACTGCGCGAGAAGCCCCACCGTGCGGCACCCGGCGACGATCGTCAGCCCCTGCGGCGGGGCGGGCCGGGGCCGGCTGGAGCGTCGGGGCTACTTGGACGTCTGCGTGTGGACGTGGTCGACCAGACGGGTCAGGGCGTCGGGATTGGTGGTGGGGAGGACACCGTGGCCGAGATTGAAGACGTGGCCCTCGAGCCCCGCCGCCGCGTCGAGCACCTCACGGGTCTTGACCTCGACCGCCTCCGGCGTGGAGAAGAGGATCGCCGGGTCGAGGTTGCCCTGCAGCGCCTTGCCGGGCCCGACGCGGCGGGCGGCCTCGTCGAGCGGGACGCGCCAGTCGACGCCGACGACGTCCGCCCCGGCCTCGCCCATGAGCCCGAGCAGCTCACCGGTGCCGACACCGAAGTGGATGCGCGGCACCCCGTACCCGGCGACGGCGTCGAAGACCTTCTTCGAGGCCGGCATGACGGAGCGGCGGTAGTCGGCCGGGGCGAGCGCGCCGACCCACGAGTCGAAGAGCTGTACGGCGCTGGCGCCGGCCTCGATCTGCACCTTCAGGAAGGCGGAGGTGATCTCGGCGAGCCGGTCGAGCAGGTCGGCCCACAGCTGCGGGTCGCCGTACATGAGGGCCTTGGTGTGCTCGTGGTTGCGCGACGGCCCGCCCTCGACGAGGTAGCTGGCGAGGGTGAAGGGCGCGCCGGCGAAGCCGATGAGCGGGGTGGAGCCGAGCTCCGCGGTGAGCAGGCCGATGGCCTCGGTGACGTAGGAGACGTCGTCCGGGGTCAGGTCGCGCAGCTGCGCGAGGTCCGCGCGGGAGCGGATCGGGTTCGCGACGACGGGCCCGACACCGGGCTTGATGTCGAGGTCGATGCCGATGGCCTTGAGCGGCACGACGATGTCGCTGAAGTAGATCGCGGCGTCGACCTTGTGGCGGCGCACCGGCTGCAGGGTGATCTCGGCGACGAGTTCCGGCCGCATGCAGGACTCGAGCATGGGGATGCCCTCGCGCACCTTGAGGTACTCCGGCAGCGAGCGCCCGGCCTGCCGCATGAACCACACGGGGGTGTGCGGCACGGGCTCGCGCCTGCACGCCTTGATGAAGGCGGATTCCCTGGTGGCTTCGATCGTCGCTGACGGCTGCTGGCCCGTGGCCTCGGTGTTGGCACTCACACGGGAAAGTCTCGCACGGCCGCCCGGCGGGCCGAGACGGTGTCCTTGGCGGGTGTCCCTGCCTGCGCGCGGCGCGAGTTCCCCTTAATCTTCCCCGCATGGCTGCGGCTCAGGGACGACGGTCCGACGGCCCGGACGGGCGGTCCGGGATGAGTGAATCGGTGCGGGAGGGGCAGAACGCTCGGGACATGAACGCTGCACACGAGGACGACCCCACCCCCCTTCCGTTCCGCACGGCGGTCGACGCCCTGCGCTCCGCGCGGCTGCGCCCGGAGATCGAGATCGACCCCACGCGCCCGCCGCAGCGCCTGGCCCCCTACTCGTACGCGCTGGAGGCGGCCGTCGTCGACGGCGAGGAGGATCTGGCCGACGGCCGGCTCGTCCTGCTGCACGACCCGGCCGGGCACGAGGCGTGGCACGGCACGTTCCGCCTGGTGACGCTGGTGCGCGCGGAGCTCGAGCCGGAGATGGCGGCCGATCCGCTGCTCCCCGACGTGTGCTGGTCGTGGCTGACCGGCGCGCTGCAGGCCCGCGGTCTGGGCTACGGCGAGCCGTCGGGCACGGTCACCCGGGCGAGTTCGCACTACTTCGGCGGGATCGGCGACCGGCCGTCCGCTTCGCAGATCGAGATCCGGGCGTCGTGGACGCCGCGCGAGGGGCTCGGCGGGGTGCCGGACACGGCGGCGCACCTCGCGGCGTGGTGCGAGCTGCTGTGCCAGGTGGCGGGGCTCCCGCCGGTGCCGTCGGGTCCGCCCGGGTCGGACGGCTCGGTGGTGACGCTGCCTCAGCGCCGGGGGCCGCGCCCCTCCTGAAAGGTGTCGTGTGCAGGGGCTTTTTTCGGCCGCGTCGGGCGAGTGTCCGACGCGGCCGTCGCTCGTTTGCCCCCACGGGACGATCACGGCCGCTCCGGTTCGGATCGCTTCGATCTTCGTTCGATCTTCGGATGATCGATAGTGCGTCCGAATTGCGTGAATTGTTACTCACCAAATCGTGATCTTTCTCTAAAGGCAGGCAGGTTTGGTGCCGAAGACCTCTGTGACCTTGAAAGCACGGTTCATCCCGGCTTCATCCCCAGAGCCGGCTCCGTCCCGCACCCCAGGAGGCCTGGTGTCCGTTCTCCTCGAGCAGCCCTCAAGCCTGGTCGCCTACCGCCCGAACAAGCCCACCGCGATGGTGGTCGTGGCCGACCCGCGCGTCCGCTCCACCGTCACCCGCCATCTGTGGGCGCTCGGTGTTCGCGACGTCATCGAGGCCTCGTCCGTCGCGGAGGCTCGTCCCCGCATCGGCAACCCCCGGGACATCTGCGTCGCAGACGTCCACCTCCCCGACGGCTCCGGCCTCACCCTGCTCTCCGAGACCCGGGCGGCGGGCTGGCCCAACGGCCTGGCCCTGTCCGCCGCCGACGACATCGGCGCCGTGCGCAACGCCCTCGCGGGCGGTGTGAAGGGCTACGTCGTCACGGGCACCCGGACCAACGTCGGAATGCCCACCCGCCCCGGCGCCGCCCCGATCGGCTCTGCCGCCGCCCGTATGCACCGCCGCCCCCCGGGTGCCCCGAGCCACCCGGGCGGCTACCGGGAGCTGTCGGGCCGTGAGGTGGAGGTCCTGCGGCTCGTCGCCGAGGGCCAGTCGAACAAGGCGATCGGCGTCTCCATGGGCCTGTCCGCCCTGACCGTCAAGAGCCACCTCGCCCGGATCGCACGCAAGCTCGGCACGGGCGACCGGGCCGGGATGGTGGCGGTGGCCCTGCGCACCGGAATCATCCACTGATCGCAGACTGGCCGGATCCTTCCGTTTCACACCCCTTCAGCGCCCGTCGACGGAACGTTCCGTCGACGGGCGTCGTCGGTTGACAGATACCCTTGACAGGTGACAGACGCCCAAGAGACCGCAGCAGCCAGCACCCCGACCGAAGGGACAGCGGTCCCGCTGCTCGAGCCGCGCGAGGGCATCCCGCCGGTGATCGCCGACGAGGCCGCGCTCGCCGAGGTGGTCGCGGCCTTCGCCGCGGGCACCGGCCCGGTCGCCGTCGACGCCGAGCGCGCGTCCGGCTACCGCTACGGGCAGCGCGCGTACCTGGTGCAGCTGCGGCGCGAGGGCGCGGGCTCCGCGCTGATCGACCCCGTCGCCTGTCCCGACCTCTCCGCCTTCGGCGCCGCCGTCGCCGACGCCGAGTGGGTGCTGCACGCCGCGACGCAGGACCTGCCGTGTCTGCGCGAGATAGGCATGATCCCGTCGACGCTGTTCGACACCGAGCTGGCCGGGCGTCTCGCCGGGTTCCCCCGGGTGGGGCTCGGCGCGATGGTGGAGAACGTGCTGGGCTACGTGCTGGAGAAGGGCCACTCCGCGGTCGACTGGTCGACGCGGCCGCTGCCCGAGCCCTGGCTGCGCTACGCGGCCCTCGACGTGGAGCTCCTGGTCGACCTGCGCGACTCGCTGGAGAAGGAGCTCGACCGGCAGGGCAAGCTCGACTGGGCGCACCAGGAGTTCGACGCCATCGCCTCGGCCCCGCCCGCTCCGCCCCGCAAGGACCCCTGGCGCCGCACCTCCGGCATGCACAAGGTGCGCCGGCGCCGGCAGATGGCGGTCGTACGGGAGCTGTGGACGGCGCGGGACAGGGTCGCGCAGCGGCGTGACGTGTCGCCGGGCAAGGTGCTGGGGGACGCGGCGATCGTCGAGGCGGCGCTCGCGCTGCCGCAGAACGTGCACGCGCTGACCGCGCTGCCGGGCTTCGGCCACCGGATGGGCCGCCGTCAGCTGGAGCAGTGGCAGGCCGCGGTGGACCGGGCGCGGGAGCTGCCCGAGTCGGAGCTGCCGCAGCCGGGCCAGCCGCTGACCGGTCCCCCGCCGCCGCGCGCCTGGGCGGACAAGGACCCGGCGGCCGCGGCGCGCCTGTCCGCGGCGCGGGCGGGGGTCTCGGCGCTGGCCGAGCAGCTGAACATGCCGCAGGAGAACCTGATCACGCCCGACACGGTGCGCCGCGTCTGCTGGGAGCCGCCGGTTCCCGCGGACCCGGACGCGGTGGCGGCGGCGCTGGCCTCGCACGGGGCGCGGCGCTGGCAGGTCGAGCAGGTGACCCCGCTCCTCGTGAAGGCGCTCGCGACGCGCGTGTGAGCGCTCCCGTCCGGCTCTGTTGCAGGATCCGGACATCGCCGCGGTGTCGGATCGGCTCGGAGATCACTAGTTTCTGAGCATGTTCAAAAACAGGCGGGGAGAGTTCCGGCAGGAGTACGCGGACTGGGTGCGGGACTTCGAGGAGGCGCGGGAGCGGCGGGCCGCGCTGGGTGACCCGGACTGGACGCGCGGAGCCACGCTCCCCCGCGCCCTCGTCCGCAGCGTGCAGCGCTTCCAGGTCGGGGAGGACGGCGACGGGGGCGCGCTGCTCGCGAAGGCGGCGCGGGCCGGGGACCCTTCGTACACACGGGCGGCGCGGCTGTTCGTGGCCGAGGAACAGAACCACGCGCGGCTGCTCGCCGAGGTGCTCGGCGCGGCCGGGGCCGGCACACTGCGCTCGCACTGGAGCGACGCGGTGTTCGTACGGCTGCGGCGCCTGCTCGGGCTGCGGCTCGAACTGCTGGTGCTGATGATCGCCGAGGTCGTGGCCCTCAGGTACTACCGGGCGCTGCGCGACGGCGCGCCCGATCCGCTGCTCGCCGAGGTGGCCGGCCGGATCCTGGCCGACGAGGAACGCCACGTGCCGTTCCACTGCCGGCGCCTGCAGGAGGGCTTCGCCGGGCTGCCGCGGCCCGCGGTGCGGCTGGTCGTCCGGGGCTGGCGGGTGCTCCTCGGCGCAGCCGCCTGGGTGGTCGCCGCCGATCACGGCGCGGCCCTGCGCCGCTGCGGCGTGACCCGCCGCGCGTTCGTCCACGAGGTCGTCGCCTCCTCGGCCCCGATGGCCGCGTACATGGCCGGAGCCGGTACGGGCGCCGCCGCGTCCGGTACGGG
This window harbors:
- the hemE gene encoding uroporphyrinogen decarboxylase; the encoded protein is MSANTEATGQQPSATIEATRESAFIKACRREPVPHTPVWFMRQAGRSLPEYLKVREGIPMLESCMRPELVAEITLQPVRRHKVDAAIYFSDIVVPLKAIGIDLDIKPGVGPVVANPIRSRADLAQLRDLTPDDVSYVTEAIGLLTAELGSTPLIGFAGAPFTLASYLVEGGPSRNHEHTKALMYGDPQLWADLLDRLAEITSAFLKVQIEAGASAVQLFDSWVGALAPADYRRSVMPASKKVFDAVAGYGVPRIHFGVGTGELLGLMGEAGADVVGVDWRVPLDEAARRVGPGKALQGNLDPAILFSTPEAVEVKTREVLDAAAGLEGHVFNLGHGVLPTTNPDALTRLVDHVHTQTSK
- a CDS encoding DUF3000 domain-containing protein, with translation MNAAHEDDPTPLPFRTAVDALRSARLRPEIEIDPTRPPQRLAPYSYALEAAVVDGEEDLADGRLVLLHDPAGHEAWHGTFRLVTLVRAELEPEMAADPLLPDVCWSWLTGALQARGLGYGEPSGTVTRASSHYFGGIGDRPSASQIEIRASWTPREGLGGVPDTAAHLAAWCELLCQVAGLPPVPSGPPGSDGSVVTLPQRRGPRPS
- a CDS encoding response regulator transcription factor, with amino-acid sequence MSVLLEQPSSLVAYRPNKPTAMVVVADPRVRSTVTRHLWALGVRDVIEASSVAEARPRIGNPRDICVADVHLPDGSGLTLLSETRAAGWPNGLALSAADDIGAVRNALAGGVKGYVVTGTRTNVGMPTRPGAAPIGSAAARMHRRPPGAPSHPGGYRELSGREVEVLRLVAEGQSNKAIGVSMGLSALTVKSHLARIARKLGTGDRAGMVAVALRTGIIH
- a CDS encoding HRDC domain-containing protein — translated: MTDAQETAAASTPTEGTAVPLLEPREGIPPVIADEAALAEVVAAFAAGTGPVAVDAERASGYRYGQRAYLVQLRREGAGSALIDPVACPDLSAFGAAVADAEWVLHAATQDLPCLREIGMIPSTLFDTELAGRLAGFPRVGLGAMVENVLGYVLEKGHSAVDWSTRPLPEPWLRYAALDVELLVDLRDSLEKELDRQGKLDWAHQEFDAIASAPPAPPRKDPWRRTSGMHKVRRRRQMAVVRELWTARDRVAQRRDVSPGKVLGDAAIVEAALALPQNVHALTALPGFGHRMGRRQLEQWQAAVDRARELPESELPQPGQPLTGPPPPRAWADKDPAAAARLSAARAGVSALAEQLNMPQENLITPDTVRRVCWEPPVPADPDAVAAALASHGARRWQVEQVTPLLVKALATRV
- a CDS encoding ferritin-like domain-containing protein; the protein is MFKNRRGEFRQEYADWVRDFEEARERRAALGDPDWTRGATLPRALVRSVQRFQVGEDGDGGALLAKAARAGDPSYTRAARLFVAEEQNHARLLAEVLGAAGAGTLRSHWSDAVFVRLRRLLGLRLELLVLMIAEVVALRYYRALRDGAPDPLLAEVAGRILADEERHVPFHCRRLQEGFAGLPRPAVRLVVRGWRVLLGAAAWVVAADHGAALRRCGVTRRAFVHEVVASSAPMAAYMAGAGTGAAASGTGDTQVRQPLRSPA